aatgtattaatatttttgtttcaggatTGTGctgatttttcaaaattatttgatttttttgctGTGGGACATATATGCCCCTATGGGCCATAAGAGAACCAACTTTTATGTTGTGCCTTTAACCTTCGGGTTTTAGAAATAGATGCAACAATGACCTAAATGAAGAACCCAATGCCTTTGAGATATTTCAAAAATCCTGTGATTCTTCTGGCTTGATAACTCTTGTTGATGAGCAAAGTACATGTAGCAGAAGATAATTCCTTTCCAAACTGCTAAGatgtttttacctttttcttaatAAGGTTTTGACATTAAGAAATCTTACCACTCCGGTTGTATGTGGATGGTGCTTCAAAACATCGTTCATCTACTGAACATGCCATGGGCATTTCTTGAATCACATTAACATGGTTGGCAGGCGTCACTGAACCAAAGATATTGCCAAAAGTAACTCTGGCATTGAGTACATGGAAAAGAGGAATTtctgcaaagaaatatttcaatacaAGTTACAAATCAAGTTAGCAAACCCAAAAAATCTAacagaaaatacataaaacttcTTCTAGCACAGAAAATTCATCTCtagaaatgacattttatatGGCATATCGAAAgttctaaaagaaagaaacagtttaatcaaaatttatttccagTCACATGCTCACACGCATATACACAAGCAGACATGTTGGTTCATATGCAAACACCAGAGGTCACTGACCAATTTTAACAGGAAATCCAGAGGGCAGTTGCAGCGTAATGAAGTCACGGAGCTTAGCGAAGTGAGCATTGCTGGTAGCCATGAGATCGATGATAGGCAGGACTTGTTCCTGTAGTGACAGCGGGAAATCTTCACACAGCCACAGCGTTGCCCTGAACTTCTGAACCTTCGTGGACTGCTCAATGGGGCGGCCAATATCGCGGTCACCCAAGTCAACATGAGCATTAAAATATTCTTCTGGAGTGATTGAGGAGGGGTTGTATGACACAAGACTGATTGTCTGTAGGTAGAAAAAGTCAAAAGTGAAATGCACACAACcatgtacacgcacacacagacatgcactcAAAGTACGCACACAGattcacatgtacacacaacTCATGAAGCTTCCAGAAAGCTTACCCCATTGCCATTGCTACTAGACTGGCTGAGGGTTGGATCTTCagtggccccaagaaaagtttCAAGGGGTGTCTTGTTGTTCCGTTTGGACcgttctttgtcttgttttgttagATGCTCTGTCCGTGACTTGGTAATCAGTTCCACATTATTGGCACCAAATACCTGCACAAGCAGCGCTGTGTCAAACTAAAAAGAACATTAAGTTCACTTCCTGTCAACTGAAATTTGTTCAACAGTTTCACTTTTACTCACACTGCTGCTATTTGTAAAGCaggttttcaaaattatttcaacacagCAATcagtatgaaaaagaaaacttccacAAATCTGGAAAATCTGCTTAACTGGAAATCTGCCATTAATATGTCTTTTCAGAAATGATCATTACCTTACACTCATACCCATTAACAGATTCCATCTTGTCACTGCGCCACCCCCACAGCCCTGATCTGCTCCTGCAAAGGGAACAAACTTTGATATGAGAAGCCACATTATCCCACCCCTTCAAATGCCTTAAAGGATTCAAGGAAAGAGCACAAGGGGCCTCTCCAATTCACGGTAGCCTTCTAACCTGCAGTAATTTTACTTCTATTACTGAAAGCTGCATTGAATTTGGGTCTGTTAATAAATGCTGCACCAGTCACATCCAGTCCTTTTGCATTTCCTTCAAATGAGTAACCACTAATTATTGTGTTTTCAAAGAAATGTGGCATTCAGACCTTTCAAAGGAAATCCTATTTGTATCAATATAGGTGGTAACAACTGGGGATGTAAGTCGTGCAGCAACAGCTTCCTCGGATGGTCGCATAAGGGAAGGATCAGCTGCCACAGGTAATGTGCGGATGGTCTCGGAGTAGACATCCTTGTTATCGTGATCAACCTCCATCATCACTGCTGCGCCAGtgcctataaaaaaaataaagtagcaTCAATGCTCAAAATTAACTTCTGAATTCACAAAAATACTACCTCAACAGACAACAGATGACAGTAAGATACAGATCAGCAGCCTATTCCTCCAACCACCTTCTCACCCAGTCGCCCCAACCTACCCTCTGAGTATTACACACCCAGTTTGACCAAGCACCCTTCATTGAGTACAGTAACTTCTTGATGGTAATGGTACAACAGATACTAACAGCTTTGTCTGAATAAACACTGGGAGATGTGAAACCCATTACTTTTACGGAATAAATGGTGAGCATTTTACATAGAAGAAGGCtgttccccttcccccacatcATGATACGTGTTGCCATACCTGAACTTTTGAAAATGTAGCTGCGGCTGCCTCGCTGCCAAGACATGTTGTCAAATCCCAGCAGAGTAGTATCGATCCGCACACTGGAACCTGAAATGTGTGTCACAATGGGACTAGTTTTATCTGGTCATCAAGCACAAACTCATATTTAAACAATACAACTCCCCCTAATTCATGTCTGAACAAATCACATGTCAATGTTAGATTGAACCAGCAAAGCCAAGCAGTCGTACTTGTGGGAGCATGATTCATGACAAAGAATGGCAACAGTTCAAACAATCAGGATTCATGACAAAGAATAGCAAGATTTAAACAATCAGGATTCTGCAACTCTCTtgatttttcaaacatttaaatatttttctctaacaGCTGAGTGACTACAATCTAAGTTGCTGTCTTTAGTTACAAAGTACAGCTGGAACTTACCACTTTTCCACACCCGATATGTATCACTTGGGCACATCCTTGATATGAGGGGCACTggaagaacagaaataaaagaaataaaatctgatgATTGATTGGGGATAAATGGTAtcacatacataaaataaaatctgataaTAGTTTGGTGATAAATGGTACCACAcccttaaaatatttcatttcaccTTTCCACCATCCCAGCTCATCATTACAAGCAAAAATTCTTGCAGGTCTTAGTTCAAACATTGATTGAAAATCATGAGTTAGTGATACTACAAGCTTTAACCAACTTTCTTTCTGGAATCACTTACCCCAACTGGTGAATTCCCACTTCATCTCCACATAGAAGTCTTGTGACtgcaggaaatgaaaaaaattgataatacAAGTGCTGTTTAGTCGCTTCcacaatttcagttttattcccTTGCCAGTGTGTCATAAGATAACTATGAATTCTACCACTGGGATGTGCTAGCCTGCTTAGCATAATGACTTAGGTTATAAAGCAACAACATTAATCAGAAGAGCATCATGAAATGAAGTTTACCTTATATGCTCAAAGAACTTTCaagcagtattttttaaagttcattttagcatttttatttcatcattatcatttttttatgtactaTGCAACAATGTTTTCCATGTTTCCCAGAAATCAATGCAGCTAAGGTGCTGCCTACAGTTAGCTGATCAGAGAGTGAACACTCTTGATGtcacttgttaaaaaaattgctcttcctgaagtttgttttttttaaaagatggatGCATTTGAGAGTAcataataatgtttacagaaacagTATCCTTCAACCATAAAGCACGTTTCCAACCTCCTTGAGTTTCTGCAAGAGTTCTGGCACACCAACGGTGCGCTTGTTATAACGCTGGAAATCTCGGTACTGCAGTACCAACTGCACCAGTTCTGGGTCTCCACTGCACACAGCCTCATGTAGCACTGGAAGCATGAACATACATTAAATAATATAGACCACAGTACATAAAACACACCAGAGTAAATAATATACACTCAGGTAACTGGATACTGCAGCCCTCCAGCTGTAAAACTTCACTGGAAGACACACAAATAGAGCATTTTAAGCATCCAAAGCTATTAATAAACTCAAATTTCTCAAATGTATACATTGATCTCTTCTCCACACCAATTCCTCATAATGTGCATAAATATGGGAATGAGTGCAACAGTATATCCTTAGTGTGCAAGAAGAACTGATGCATAAGCCAAGCAGCATCATTTAGTTTAGGCAAGCATTTATTTTCCCTGTAGCTTCCACAGGCATTTTATTCCTTGGCACTAGCACTGAGCCCAAAAGCATTTGGCAACAGCCACTGAACTTTCCCCCATAAAGAATAACATTTTTGCACTTCTGATTATCAAAGTCTATTAGTACCACTAAAGCTCTTAGATTTAGAATAAGGCTTCAAATCATCTCAAATAAACATGCAGGTTTGCATTCCATAAACCACCACATCATGTCCTTGAGAAGATGATATGGCCTGGCATATGagagtaaaacaataaaacatgttcttgtaaagaattttcttaaaatagttTGTCGCAGAGTGTTATGCATACATACACCAAGATGGGGGCGGGAGACGAGGAGAGAGATGAGCAACTTACCTGACCAGCACCCTTTGTTCTCTGCAATGGCATCTGCTCCATGTCTCAGCAACACACGTGTGCTTTCCAAATGGCCCAGACTCACCGCCAGATGGACCGGTGTGCGGCCTCTTGGATCCTTCAACTCGATGTCATGCTGACAGAAATATTGAGATAGAAggttttcctctgtttttaaacaatgttgctatgaacttttttttataacttatttATTATTCCCCTACtggtgaataaaataaaaatatagatttGTATTGACAAATCTGTTTCTGTTCTTCGTTAATCTTCAAAAATACACTTCTCCTCAGAATCCTGTAAATCTGTTTGCACTGAGCTGTCAGTGCTGGAGAAGTACGCCACCTAGAAGTGTAAGAACACCTGCTATATCCATAAATGCAGGACTGTGCTTATAATTCTTTGATCGTGTTATGCACTCATCATGGCTTTTCTACATATGTGTTATACAGAAACATATATAGTGGATTTCCCAAACATTTGCTAAAGAGAGTAAGAAGTATGTCATTCAGActttagaaacaattttttcaaggATGCTGTATCTATTTCATCTTGTTTCCTACACAATCTGCTTCTCAAACTATGCAGCCAGCTGAAAAATCAAGATATGActgtaagcaaacaaaaatatttttacaagtgaAGTGCTGCAGACTGAGTTTTAACAAGCAACAAGCCTTGAGATTCTGCTTCTAAGATATTGTGAAAATTTATCatacatttatcattattgctATATTAcatctaaatatttttattaagcaACTCCAAATAGACAAGAATTTTATATATTCCcaaatctaaaatattttttctttttttttttcttctagaaaACTCACTAGTGTCCTGGCAGACTTTgcattttcctgttttatttcatattccTTTATTAATGACAGGTGCAGCCTTTCTTACATCGACATCATTGTTTTTACTATTGTACACAGCAGGGTCAGGGTCAAACAAGAGAGCAATATAAGGCAAATATTTTCTCATAAGCTTACGTTGTCCCATTATGCATCTACTTGTATAAAACTTTGACGAGAAAATGTATTAATGGCTACACATgtaaaaaagatgaagaagacaataatgattatttatttttgcccaAAACGTATTTCGATAAACAGATGTCCACTGTAGCAGATCAATGTAAAACACAATGAGCAAACATGCATAGACTACAACAAAAGGGAAATATTAAAACTCCTAATAAGCTTACTGCAGtgattatgataaaaaaattaatctgttcATGAAAACCCTGTTCATAAACGATCAACAAAGTCACTATAAATTACTTCTGTAAAAACAATTATGTTTTTTTAGCAAATGCATGCTTTTGGATGTGATTAACAAGCTTTTCACAAACTTTCTAAAATAATTATAGTAACATCACATTATTTTGTGACTTTCCTGTTCAGGAAACCCTTTTGATATAGAATCAATAAAGTAAATATGGATTTTGTCCATTATGtgtttaataaaaacaaactaagcAGGCATCAGCATTgttaaaaaagagtttaaagGACAGAAACATGATTACTATTAGAATGTAAAGATAAGACTTatacagaaagataaaaatgctaaaaactTAATTTACTCAAGGGTAGAAGATCACGGTGTGATTTTATTCAGACATAAAATTGTTAATGGCACTGATAATATTAATAGGCATACAGTTTTCAGTGAATCATTGATATGTCATACCAGATATTCTGAGGGAAAGATTTGTTTACTAACCACTGCCATTcaaatataagaaaattatGCCATTatggaaaacaaaacactaacaGCTTTAAAAATCTTCTGGATGGGCTTCCAAAAACTTGATAATCATATTTTAACGCACGAGAGTCTTTTAGTATGCGCAttacaataaaatgacaaaatgaagtGACGTTGAACAAGCCCTGAAAAAAATCCTGGGCTTAGAAGTGTTGGTACCTAAAAATACCACTGCTGTACTACCTCTATCTACGTTTTTCTTGGAAAATGTATATTCTTGTTAAAACTTACGACTGATCAATCAGCCCTCGTGCCAAATAGAGTAGTCACATTACAATTACTACACACTGATATCAGAATAAGGACGTACACCAGCAATGTATCCGAGCCAACATCGCTGAAAGCTGAGGAACCAGATACAGTATAACGAACTGATTTTCGGTTCCAGTTTGGCTCACCTGTTTTTTCTTCAGCACCCGATCGAGTTCCTCATAGTTATTGTGCCAGGCCAGCCAGTGCAGTGGAAACTCTTGTTGTAATGTCTTACTTGCCATTTAGCCTTTCTCTCgctggaaaataaatttacttgaGCATCGCTTGGCTTGTAGAAGCACTGTAAGGACTTCCTGCTCCACAGGTCACAAGGTCACTTCCGGCTAGCTGCGGTGTCAGCGGATGTGtgc
This window of the Pomacea canaliculata isolate SZHN2017 linkage group LG4, ASM307304v1, whole genome shotgun sequence genome carries:
- the LOC112561314 gene encoding ankyrin repeat domain-containing protein 13D-like, which produces MASKTLQQEFPLHWLAWHNNYEELDRVLKKKQHDIELKDPRGRTPVHLAVSLGHLESTRVLLRHGADAIAENKGCWSVLHEAVCSGDPELVQLVLQYRDFQRYNKRTVGVPELLQKLKESQDFYVEMKWEFTSWVPLISRMCPSDTYRVWKSGSSVRIDTTLLGFDNMSWQRGSRSYIFKSSGTGAAVMMEVDHDNKDVYSETIRTLPVAADPSLMRPSEEAVAARLTSPVVTTYIDTNRISFERSRSGLWGWRSDKMESVNGYECKVFGANNVELITKSRTEHLTKQDKERSKRNNKTPLETFLGATEDPTLSQSSSNGNGTISLVSYNPSSITPEEYFNAHVDLGDRDIGRPIEQSTKVQKFRATLWLCEDFPLSLQEQVLPIIDLMATSNAHFAKLRDFITLQLPSGFPVKIEIPLFHVLNARVTFGNIFGSVTPANHVNVIQEMPMACSVDERCFEAPSTYNRSGDAHHERLRDEDDELLQFAIQQSLVQSGTEEEQVTFWEALNRSHPGSNPEEDDRQMQRAIAASLMNTPSSAPMAMEGPAARSVPPAPRALVDDEEQLRLALQLSQQDAEAAAEQQRQEEEELERILQLSLTDK